Proteins encoded within one genomic window of Vanrija pseudolonga chromosome 3, complete sequence:
- the yfcG_1 gene encoding Disulfide-bond oxidoreductase YfcG produces the protein MLLSRIVPYLTPALPSFFFRTASTMSSSIFTPERPASYVAALGAPALHLFTANTPNGQKTNIMLEELRLAYPDKKEIGYDFVRVNLSTNEQKTPEFLKINPNGRIPALIDNNVNPPTGHRVFESASILLWLVENYDTEFKLSFKDPLLRSDALSWIFFTHGGVGPMFGQAGHFLHLPEKIPYAIKRYTDEMRRLLSVFEDHLGTERTYLVDNRFSVADINAITWVKGASRAGIDLAKEFPAVNGWIERSFARDGVQKGVNLLAGPAHAL, from the exons ATGCTCCTCTCCCGCATAGTCCCCTACCTAACGCCTGCGCTcccctccttcttcttccgCACAGCATCCACCATGTCGAGCTCAATCTTCACGCCCGAGCGTCCCGCGTCGTACGTCGCGGCCCTTGGCGCGCCCGCCCTGCACCTCTTCACGGCCAACACGCCCAATGGGCAGAAGACGAACATTatgctcgaggagctgagGCTCGCGTACCCGGACAAGAAGGAGATTGGGTATGATTTTGTGCGGGTTAACCTTTCGACGAACGAGCAGAAG ACCCCCGAGTTCCTCAAGATCAACCCCAACGGCCGCATCCCCGCCCTGATCGACAACAACGTCAACCCGCCGACGGGCCACCGCGTGTTCGAATCCGCCAGCATCCTGCTCTGGCTCGTGGAGAACTATGACACCGAGTTCAAGCTGAGCTTCAAGGACCCTCTGCTGCGCAGCGACGCGTTGAGCTGGATCTTCTTCACGCACGGTGGTGTGGGACCCATGTTCGG ccaAGCAGGCCACTTCCTCCACCTGCCCGAGAAGATTCCCTACGCCATCAAGCGGTACACGGACGAGATGCGCCGCTTGCTGAGCGTGTTCGAGgaccacctcggcaccgagcgcacctacctcgtcgacaaccgCTTCTCCGTGGCCGACATCAACGCCATCACGTGGGTCAAGGGCGCGTCCCGCGCGGGCatcgacctcgccaaggagtTCCCGGCGGTTAACGGCTGGATTGAGCGCTCGTTtgcccgcgacggcgtgcagAAGGGCGTCAACCTGCTCGCTGGGCCGGCGCATGCGCTGTAG
- the CWC2 gene encoding Pre-mRNA-splicing factor CWC2: MSDAVEAPKRKLKPARKQVKPGDVDTSEKVQPGKEYNIWYNKWAGGDKEDALAMQTLSQTRCVITRDAGYTRADATGNRFCCLFFARGRCPYGAECNFLHRLPLPHQVIDHSRDCFGREKHADYRDDMGGVGSFNRSNRTLYIGKIHESPDKDQSKETLLRHFGEWGKIDKWNILYNRGIAFVSYRNEVNAQFAKEAMQNQSMDMDEILNVRWATEDPNPGEKNAEERRIAKEGQKVIASKLDANLIEAAQTLRALEDGDVDDLYHIEESVPEPEAHEEDERPAKRARADAAPASGLFGNDALDNIRYYADLARKQAEEERGRARKTPAAKPTGVALLGGYDSGDESD, from the exons ATGTCCGACGCAGTGGAAGCACCAAagcgcaagctcaagccGGCGAGGAAGCAGGTCAAGCCGGGAGATGTCGACACGAGCGAAAAGGTCCAGCCGGGCAAGGAGTACA ACATCTGGTACAACAAGTGGGCTGGTGGCGACAAGGAGGATGCGCTGGCAAT GCAAACCCTCTCGCAGACGCGGTGTGTTATTACGCGCGATGCGGGGTacacgcgcgccgacgcgacgggCAACCGCTTCTGCTGCCTGTTCTTTGCGCGCGGGCGCTGTCCCTACGG CGCCGAGTGCAACTTCCTCCaccgcctgccgctgccgcacCAGGTGATCGACCACTCGCGTGACTGCTTCGGCCGCGAGAAGCACGCCGACTACCGCGACGACatgggtggtgtgggttCGTTCAACCGCTCCAATCGGACACTGTATATTGGCAAGATCCACGAGAGCCCCGACAAGGACCAGAGCAAGGAGACGCTCTTGCGGCACTTTGGCGAGTGGGGCAAGATTGACAAGT GGAACATTCTGTACAACCGCGGCATCGCGTTCGTGTCGTATCGCAACGAGGTGAACGCGCAGTTCGCCAAGGAGGCGATGCAGAACCAGAGCATGGACATGGACGAGATCCTCAACGTCAG GTGGGCGACCGAGGACCCCAACCCGGGAGAGAAGAATGCCGAGGAGCGGAGGATAGCCAAGGAGGGGCAGAAGGTCATTGcgtccaagctcgacgcgaaCCTgatcgaggcggcgcagacgctgcgcgcgctggaggacggcgacgtcgacgacctgtACCACATCGAGGAGAGCGTGCCGGAGCCCGAAGCGcatgaggaggacgagcggcCAGCAaagcgcgcgcgtgccgacgccgctccaGCCTCGGGCCTGTTTGGGAACGACGCGCTGGATAACATCCGGTACTATGCCGACTTGGCACGGAaacaggccgaggaggagcggggaCGCGCACGCAAGACACCTGCCGCCAAGCCAACCGGCGTGGCATTGCTAGGCGGGtacgacagcggcgacgagagcgatTAG
- the PDCH gene encoding 2-pyrone-4,6-dicarbaxylate hydrolase, producing MSLPAPDPTALPPTSTTLHPPLPEGTIDTHFHIFPDAPLAPLERRPFTPAPFPNSTATQFHASLGVSRSVLVHSMAFGPDLATLREYIGANPDVVGVGALTPSDGVEEIKRLDAAGVRGVRAVFGGDVDTRARALGIRELARRLDDAGVAWSVLVQEWDSTIFDELLAIADTLPPSQALVVDHLGYLQGPWSSYPSSPSPTITLSVPHLAPLPADTPGLQALLALLKSYNVYVKLSAPYRVTTKPETLEHLVKAYAATPDKLVWGTDWPYVPLAHDIARWKAEGKGEVPTGFRNEDLAQWVGLLREWLDDDTFTKAFATNAQKLYG from the exons ATGTCCCTCCCAGCCCCGGACCCCACAgccctcccacccacctccaccaccctCCATCCCCCCTTGCCAGAGGGCACAATCGACACGCACTTCCACATCTTtcccgacgcgccgctcgccccgctcgaaAGGCGGCCCttcacgccggcgccgttcCCCAACTCCACCGCCACACAGTTCCACGCGTCACTCGGCGTGTCGCGCAGCGTGCTCGTGCACTCGATGGCCTTCGGGCCTGACCTGGCGACGTTGCGCGAGTACATCGGTGCCAACCCCGacgttgtcggcgtcggcgcgttgACGCCCTCCGACGGCGTGGAGGAGatcaagcgcctcgacgcggctGGCGTGCGCGGTGTGCGGGCTGTCTTCGGCGGAGACgtcgacacgcgcgcgcgcgcgctgggtaTTAGGGAACTCGCGAGGCGCctggacgacgccggcgtggcaTGGAGCGTGTTGGTCCAGGAGTGGGACTCGACCATCTTCGACGAG TTACTTGCTatcgccgacacgctgccACCGTCCCAGGCGCTCGTGGTCGACCACCTCGGATACCTCCAGGGCCCTTGGAGCAGCTACCCCTCCAGCCCTAGCCCGACGATCACCCTGTCGGTGCCCCatctcgcgccgctgccggccgaCACTCCGGGACTGCAGGCCCTGTTGGCGCTACTGAAGAGCTACAACGTCTACGTCAAGCTTAGTGCGCCGTACCGCGTCACGACCAAGCCCGAGACGCTGGAACACTTGGTCAAGGCgtacgccgcgacgcccgacAAGCTCGTCTGGGGTACCGACTGGCCGTACGTCCCCCTCGCGCACGACATTGCGCGCTGgaaggccgagggcaagggcgaggtgccgACCGGCTTCAGGAACGAGGACCTCGCGCAGTGGGTTGGGCTGCTCCGCgagtggctcgacgacgacaccttTACCAAAGCGTTTGCGACCAACGCCCAAAAGCTGTATGGATAA
- the fcp1 gene encoding RNA polymerase II subunit A C-terminal domain phosphatase, giving the protein MVEPTPLSLPPNLPYPITLTRLLVTPGVEVSRGTGLAEYKFLSATRRKENDAKERAGKAVSAKEREEDMVGSWESPIDGTVKNWEAGIKVGLTIEAKHARKPLLQVEQPCTHPVQVHGMCAVCGKDLTNEDYLSRPPPSNNPGPSRYPGSFELAHDSLGVTVSTNEAKRLETLTRDSLLASRRLTLIVDLDQTIIHTTVDPTVGEWMNEIEEEERQAKEAAAKPESEATESTTPPNSPPAASKELPRSVNPNAEALSDVARFQLADDLPPGALKGKQRGPEPVRWYYTKPRPGLKPFLDKMSKLYEMHVYTMGTRTYADAICKVVDPEGKIFGGRVLSRDESGSMSSKNLTRLFPTDQSMVVVIDDREDVWDGCPNVVKVVPYDFFVGIGDINSAFLPPTQPAITPIPSSSKAPSSPSSTIASSPPPETPPEIPSTEDGLLAQSRILDDLAKERPLAKLEEEGEKAESETGGEAVDDAVLEAAKSEDSTEAPAEPSPEPSSAPSSEPSSEASSEPSTEATAAPAPSSQRTHLHHRKALFNNNDYELGRIEKILRQIHTGFYEAYDGRDPSDPAMPFECDTPLLIEEIKDKVLAGCVIAFTGVIPRHVKPEKSEIWKAAESFGAKCTNDLNDEVTHLVTASLGTEKMHNAARFPKVKTVWLAWLQTCIALWKRLDETDYIALNPTSASTSVGPSRPETPTVRKPPAGETNGSDEDQPADSQEDHGDHGVGVTEDELIAEAATLTEAWGDDDFDTWLNEGSDSEMGTDAGDDERDDGGDGAESRASSVDVGSGDESAPPSPRRSSMRNSPASSRASTPGLKHMRFADEENLPLRVFHNLAESSYPPRKKRKVLLLESPRPDDDVPDDHRFEHSGGAEADVTDGETDGETDGEDEFAKMLSASLGGEE; this is encoded by the exons ATGGTCGAGCCGACGCCCCTCTCCCTACCCCCCAACCTCCCTTACCCCATCACGCTCACGCGGCTGCTCGTCACCCCAGGAGTCGAAGTATCCAGAGGCACCGGGCTCGCAGAGTACAAGTTTCTGTCGGCAACGCGGCGCAAGGAGAATGACGCCAAGGAGCGGGCCGGCAAGGCGGTCAGcgccaaggagcgcgaggaagacaTGGTCGGCAGCTGGGAGAGCCCAATAGACGGCACGGTGAAGAATTGGGAGGCTGGCATCAAGGTGGGCTTGACAATCGAGGCCAAGCATGCTCG CAAACCGCTGTTGCAGGTGGAGCAGCCTTGCACCCACCCCGTCCAGGTCCACGGCATGTGTGCTGTCTGCGGTAAAGACCTCACAAA CGAGGACTACCtgtctcgccctcctccaaGCAACAACCCTGGGCCATCACGATACCCCGGTAGCTTTGAGCTCGCACACGACTCATTGGGTGTGACTGTCTCCACAAAC GAGGCAAAACGCCTCGAAACCCTGACTCGCGACTCGTTgctcgcgtcgcgtcggctgACGCTCATCGTCGATCTTGACCAGACCATTATCCACACTACGGTTGACCCAACAGTAGGCGAGTGGATGAACGAgattgaggaggaggagcggcaggccaaggaggctgcTGCGAAGCCCGAGAGCGAGGCTACCGAGTCGACAACGCCACCAAACTCTCCTCCCGCGGCGTCAAAGGAGCTGCCTCGCTCGGTGAACCCgaacgccgaggcgctcagTGATGTTGCGCGGTTTCAGCTGGCAGATGACCTACCTCCTGGCGCTTTGAAGGGCAAGCAGCGTGGGCCAGAACCTGTTCGCTGGTATTACACCAAGCCAAG ACCGGGACTCAAACCGTTCCTTGACAAGATGTCAAAGCTCTACGAGATGCACGTCTACACGATGGGCACGCGGAcgtacgccgacgccatctgCAAGGTtgtcgaccccgagggcaAGATCTTCGGTGGACGGGTGTTGTCACGAGACGAGAGTGGAA GCATGAGCTCCAAGAACCTAACACGGCTGTTTCCAACGGACCAgagcatggtggtggtgatcgACGATCGCGAGGACGTCTGGGACGGATGTCCCAacgtcgtcaaggtcgtGCCGTACGACTTCTTCGTCGGCATTGGCGATATCAACTCGGCGTTCCTCCCTCCCACCCAGCCCGCCATCACCCCCATCCCATCATCATCAAAGGCCCCCAGTAGCCCATCAAGTACCATTGCATCGTCACCGCCCCCGGAGACGCCACCAGAAATACCCAGCACGGAAGACGGCCTGCTTGCGCAGTCCAGGATATTGGATGACTTGGCTAAGGAACGCCCACTGGCCaagctggaggaggagggtgagaAGGCGGAGAGCGAGACTGGGGGAGAGGCCGTGGACGATGCGGTGCTAGAAGCGGCTAAGTCTGAGGACTCGACCGAAGCCCCAGCAGAGCCCTCACCAGAGCCCTCATCAGCGCCATCATCCGAACCCTCATCGGAGGCCTCATCAGAGCCCTCAACAGAGGCCACAGCTGCCCCTGCTCCCTCTTCTCAGCGCACCCACCTACACCACCGCAAGGCGCTGTTCAACAACAACGACTACGAGCTCGGGCGCATTGAAAAGATTCTCCGCCAGATCCATACGGGCTTCTACGAAGCGTATGACGGACGCGACCCCTCGGACCCCGCTATGCCCTTCGAGTGCGACACGCCATTACTCATCGAGGAGATCAAGGACAAGGTGCTCGCAGGCTGTGTCATCGCCTTCACCGGTGTGATCCCGCGCCACGTCAAACCCGAAAAGAGCGAGATCTGGAAGGCCGCCGAGTCGTTTGGGGCCAAATGCACCAACGACCTGAACGACGAGGTCACTCACCTTGTCACCGCCTCCCTCGGCACCGAGAAGATGCACAACGCAGCGCGATTCCCCAAAGTCAAGACGGTGTGGCTTGCCTGGCTACAAACGTGCATTGCACTGTGGAAGCGACTGGACGAAACCGACTACATCGCATTGAACCCGACCAGCGCATCGACGTCTGTAGGTCCTTCCCGACCCGAGACACCGACAGTGCGCAAACCCCCTGCAGGTGAGACTAATGGGTCAGATGAGGATCAACCCGCGGACTCGCAGGAGGACCATGGGGACCACGGCGTTGGCGTCACTGAGGACGAGTTAATCGCGGAAGCGGCAACTCTGACTGAGGCTTGGGGCGATGACGATTTCGACACATGGTTAAATGAGGGGTCTGACAGCGAAATGGGCACCGatgcaggcgacgacgagcgcgacgacggcggtgacggcgccgagagccGCGCTTcgagcgtcgacgtcggcagcggcgacgagagTGCGCCGCCCTCACCACGCCGATCTTCAATGCGCAACTCACCAGCATCGTCTCGCGCCTCGACACCAGGCCTCAAGCACATGCGctttgccgacgaggagaaccTTCCGTTAAGGGTCTTCCACAAcctcgccgagtcgtcgtaCCCTCCgcgcaagaagcgcaaggtgCTCTTATTAGAGTCGCCgcggcccgacgacgacgtgcccgaTGACCACAGGTTTGAGCACTCGGGCGGCGCAGAGGCGGACGTGACGGATGGCGAGACAGACGGTGagacggacggcgaggacgagtttgccAAGATGCTTtcggcgagcttgggcggcgaggagtgA
- the SPCC550.03c gene encoding Putative ATP-dependent RNA helicasec — MAPETNGSAGVPFEELVRAAADPASSTLPSEELATRLGIAALPTPAEALTLLEKTVLSPPRDLAGPDLWQWQVPLPTPLPAPKLKLETLPPTHTVTPTFRGIDGAFTHWREALAPKPPAHPSLSSSMQRSAAPLQNFVRGKSTNAPFLPGGLEPAVTYEEAEHEIEEAIEEDEEGWKTRAPGLRRGAKLDGADAFLAEMLGQQAMTTKAKRRRRGGEESPTLEVSRLGDELPSDGTERPRPQTNGKNVDDLLPVGRLPAPPPIRTNLIKAAATKKEWAHVVDVNQELVNFRELVPEMAKEYPFELDNFQKEAVYRLEMGDSVFVAAHTSAGKTVVAEYAIALAAKHMTKAIYTSPIKALSNQKFRDFKQVFDPSSVGILTGDVQINPEGSCLIMTTEILRSMLYKGADLIRDVEFVIFDEVHYVNDAERGVVWEEVIIMLPEHVSIILLSATVPNTREFADWVGRTKKKNIYVISTPMRPVPLEHFMWAGKELHKIVNAKGQFLEAGYKEAGEALRRKQDKEREAAGLPPVQRTGGRGGAPVQTKAKDLPTGRSAPFSRVGGGRTHSNRGGGQGAPAGAVVPRGGGRGGYGGGGGRRGGFQLDQNVWTHLIAYLRKNGLLPVVNFVFSKKRCEEYAATLSTTDLCDAKEKSEVHIVWEKALNRLKGSDRTLPQISRMRDLLSRGIGVHHGEVVEILFARGLVKVLFATETFAMGVNMPAKSVVFAGIRKHDGVSFRNLLPGEYTQMAGRAGRRGLDTTGTVILLSGEELPPVKELHEMMLGTPNRLTSQFRLTYNMILNLLRVEALRVEEMIKRSFSENAAQKLAPEQQRQVEQAEKLLAKLPKVECSVCSPDIDAFYDLSAEVVRLNAAMMSQASFTPGKQLNQGRIVLVRDGHFPGNVAVILRHAPSIARDGIKGSERAFWVLALVTKGQRSGKEDVKESEVVPQWPPHLHKGGFSDPQYQITRIEAPSVAFVTDRILKLDITSILDKKAKEPAQAALKDLVRIHEELASGDLVEFDWSRLSKLEFQELLRQRIGLTDRISKLGCQLCKDFEEHYDIVHERKLVESNLIALKLSLSDQNLELLPDYESRVEVLKELQFVDQNSTVLLKGRVACEINSAHELILTELILENVLASYTAEEAVALLSVFVFVEKTESEPKIEPKLLQGLDTIYRIADEVENCQLRRHVAFEDFREKFKPGLVEVVYEWARGMPFSEITNLTDVPEGTIVRVITRLDETCREVRDAARVIGDADLFEKMEAAQALIKRDIVFAASLYL; from the exons ATGGCACCAGAAACAAACGGCTCCGCCGGCGTGCCATTCGAAgagctcgtgcgcgccgctgccgacccaGCGTCCTCGACACTTCCTTCAGAGGAGCTAGCAACGAGGCTGGGTATCGCGGCGCTGCCTACCCCCGCCGAggcactcaccctcctcgagAAGACGGTTCTCTCGCCTCCGAGAGACCTCGCCGGGCCAGACCTGTGGCAATGGCAGGTCCCCCTCCCAACGCCCCTCCCGGCACCAAAGCTCAAGCTCGAAACGCTCCCGCCCACGCACACGGTCACGCCAACGTTCCGCGGCATCGACGGCGCCTTTACCCactggcgcgaggcgctcgcgccaaAGCCCCCAGCGCACCCCAGtctcagcagcagcatgcagcgCTCCGCTGCGCCGCTCCAGAACTTTGTGCGTGGCAAGAGCACCAACGCGCCGTTCTTGCCTGGCGGGTTGGAGCCGGCCGTCACgtacgaggaggccgagcacgagatTGAGGAGGCgatcgaggaggatgaggaaggGTGGAAGACCCGCGCGCCCGGTCTTAGGAGaggcgccaagctcgacggaG CCGACGCCTTCTTGGCTGAGATGCTCGGACAGCAGGCCATGACGACAAAGGCTAAGCGGAGGAGGCGTGGAGGAGAGGAGTCTCCTACTCTCGAG GTGTCGCGTCTTGGTGACGAGCTTCCCTccgacggcaccgagcgTCCACGACCCCAGACGAACGGCAAGAACGTTGACGATCTCCTCCCCGTTGGC CGCCTGCCTGCTCCCCCGCCCATCAGGACCAACCTCATcaaggcggccgcgaccAAGAAGGAGTGGGCTCACGTTGTGGACGTCAACCAGGAGCTTGTCAAC TTCCGTGAACTCGTGCCCGAGATGGCCAAGGAGTACCCCTTCGAGCTCGACAACTTCCAAAAGGAGGCAGTCTACCGCCTCGAGATGGGAGACAGTgtcttcgtcgccgcccacacCTCGGCCGGTAAGACAGTGGTGGCAGAGTATGCGATCGCGTTGGCAGCAAAGCATATGACCAA GGCCATCTACACCTCGCCCATCAAAGCGCTGTCGAACCAAAAGTTCCGCGACTTTAAGCAGGTGTTCGACCCGTCCAGTGTCGGTATTCTCACTGGCGATGTGCAGATCAATCCCGAGGGCAGCTGTCTTATT ATGACAACAGAGATTCTCAGGAGTATGCTCTACAAGGGTGCCGACCTCATTCGTGACGTCGAGTTTGTCATCTTCGACGAGGTTCACTACGTCAATGATGCAGAG CGTGGTGTTGTCTGGGAAGAAGTCATTATCATGCTGCCCGAGCACGTCAGCATCATTCTTCTCTCTGCCACTGTGCCAAACACGCGAGAGTTCGCCGATTGGGTTGG CCGCaccaagaagaagaacatCTACGTTATCTCGACTCCTATGCGCCCTGTCCCTCTTGAGCACTTCATGTGGGCTGGCAAGGAGCTGCACAAGATCGTCAACGCCAAGGGCCAGTTCCTCGAGGCTGGTTACAAGGAGGCTGGAGAGGCCCTTCGGCGCAAGCAGGACAAGGAACGCGAGGCTGCCGGTCTCCCTCCCGTTCAGCGTACTGGTGGCCGTGGAGGTGCTCCAGTACAGACCAAGGCGAAAGACTTGCCCACTGGACGGTCTGCTCCATTCTCccgagtgggcggcggccgaaCGCACTCCAACCGTGGTGGCGGCCAGGGTGCGCCAGCTGGGGCTGTCGTtccgcgcggcggtggtcgtggcggatatggcggcggtggtggtcgtcgtggtggctTCCAGCTCGACCAGAACGTCTGGACCCACCTCATCGCCTATCTCCGCAAGAACGGTCTCTTACCCGTCGTCAACTTCGTGTTCAGCAAGAAGCGCTGTGAGGAGTACGCTGCAACATTATCCACTACCGATCTGTGTGACGCCAAGGAGAAGAGCGAGGTGCACATTGTTTGGGAGAAGGCGTTGAATCGTCTCAAGG GTTCCGACCGCACCCTGCCCCAGATCTCGAGGATGCGTGATCTGCTCAGCCGTGGTATTGGTGTTCACCACGGTG AGGTGGTAGAGATTCTCTTCGCCCGCGGCCTTGTCAAGGTTCTCTTTGCTACAGAGACCTTTGCCATG GGTGTGAACATGCCGGCCAAGAGTGTGGTCTTCGCAGGCATCCGCAAGCACGACGGTGTCTCGTTCCGTAACCTCCTGCCAGGAGAATACACCCAGATGGCCGGTCGTGCCGGTCGTCGTGGTCTCGACACGACTGGTACTGTCATCTTGCTCAGTGGTGAGGAGCTTCCTCCT GTCAAGGAGCTCCATGAGATGATGCTGGGCACGCCCAACCGCCTCACATCGCAGTTCCGCTTGACTTACAACATGATCCTCAACCTCCTTCGTGTTGAGGCTCTCCGTGTTGAGGAGATGATCAAGCGGTCTTTCTCTGAGAACGCGGCACAGAAGCTCGCccccgagcagcagcgccaggtTGAGCAG GCCGAGaagctcctcgccaagcttCCCAAGGTCGAGTGCTCTGTTTGCAGCCCGGACATTGACGCGTTCTATGACCTGTCGGCTGAGGTTGTCCGTCTCAACGCGGCCATGATGTCGCAGGCATCGTTCACACCGGGCAAGCAACTGAATCAGGGCCGTATTGTCCTCGTTCGCGATGGA CATTTCCCAGGCAACGTTGCGGTCATCCTCCGCCACGCCCCGTCCATCGCACGCGATGGTATCAAGGGCAGTGAGCGCGCGTTCTgggtcctcgccctcgtcaccAAGGGCCAGAGGTCGGGCAAGGAGGATGTCAAGGAGTCCGAGGTCGTTCCTCAATGGCCACCGCACCTTCACAAGGGAGGTTTCTCGGACCCACAGTACCAGATCACTCGCATCGAGGCGCCGAGCGTCGCCTTTGTCACGGACCGTatcctcaagctcgacatTACGAGCATTCTggacaagaaggccaaggagccGGCCCAGGCTGCGCTCAAGGATCTCGTGCGCATCCACGAAGAGCTGGCGTCTGGTGACCTTGTCGAGTTTGactggtcgaggttgagcaaGCTCGAGTTCCAGGAACTGTTGCGCCAGCGCATTGGTCTCACCGACCGTATCTCCAAGCTCGGCTGCCAACTCTGCAAGGACTTTGAGGAGCACTACGACATTGTGCATGAGCGCAAGCTTGTGGAGTCCAACCTCATTGCCCTCAAGCTCAGCCTTTCCGACCAGAACCTGGAGCTGCTGCCTGACTACGAgtcgcgcgtcgaggtgctcaaggAGCTGCAGTTTGTGGACCAGAACTCGACGGTACTGCTCAAGGGTCGCGTGGCGTGCGAGATCAACTCGGCGCACGAGCTGATCCTCACCGAGCTTATCTTGGAGAACGTGCTGGCAAGCTACactgccgaggaggctgTCGCACTGCTGTCTGTGTTTGTCTTCGTCGAGAAGACCGAATCGGAGCCCAAGATTGAGCCAAAGCTGCTACAGGGCCTGGACACAATCTACCGCATCGCCGATGAGGTCGAGAACTGCCAGCTGCGAAGGCACGTGGCGTTCGAGGACTTTAGGGAGAAGTTTAAgcccggcctcgtcgaggtggtgtaCGAGTGGGCGCGCGGCATG CCGTTCAGCGAGATCACCAACCTCACCGACGTTCCCGAGGGCACGATTGTCCGTGTCATCACCCGCCTGGACGAGACCTGtcgcgaggtgcgcgacgcTGCACGAGTCATTGGCGACGCGGACCTCTTTGAAAAGAtggaggcggcgcaggcccTCATCAAGCGAGACA TCGTGTTCGCTGCAAGCTTGTATCTGTAG
- the RPS0 gene encoding 40S ribosomal protein S0, translating into MSKVPAALNATEEDVQLLLSAQAHLGTKNCDKSMEQYVWKRRADGIHVLNVGKTWEKLVLAARVIASIENPADICVISARPYGHRAVLKYAKFTGAQAIAGRFTPGSFTNYITRSFKEPRLIIVTDPRVDHQAIREAAYVNIPVIAFADTDASLKFVDIAIPTNNKSRHSIGLLWYLLCREVLRLKGEVPRGPTGPAGWDVLPDLFFYRDPEEIEREAQEKAAAAEEEAAAATETAAPVADDWAAGASNDAAFAAQPTDQALDWSAEPQSGDWAAEPAAATEAATEW; encoded by the coding sequence atgTCCAAGGTCCCCGCTGCCCTTAACGCtaccgaggaggacgtccagctcctcctctcggccCAGGCCCACCTCGGCACCAAGAACTGCGACAAGTCGATGGAGCAGTACGTCTGgaagcgccgcgccgacggcatccACGTCCTCAACGTTGGCAAGACCTGGGAgaagctcgtcctcgctgcccgTGTCATTGCCTCGATTGAGAACCCCGCCGACATCTGTGTCATCTCGGCCCGCCCCTACGGCCACCGTGCCGTCCTCAAGTACGCCAAGTTCACTGGCGCCCAGGCCATTGCCGGCCGCTTCACCCCCGGTTCGTTCACCAACTACATCACCCGCTCGTTCAAGGAGCCCCGCCTCATCATTGTGACCGACCCCCGTGTCGACCACCAGGCTATCCGTGAGGCCGCCTACGTCAACATCCCCGTCATTGCCTttgccgacaccgacgcctCGCTCAAGTTTGTCGACATTGCCATCCCCACCAACAACAAGTCGCGCCACTCGATCGGCCTTCTTTGGTACCTCCTCTGCCGTGAGGTCCTCCGcctcaagggcgaggtcCCCCGCGGCCCCACCGGCCCCGCCGGCTGGGACGTCCTCCCCGACCTCTTCTTCTACCGTGACcccgaggagattgagcgcgaggcccaggagaaggccgccgccgccgaggaggaggccgctgccgccaccgagaccgctgcccccgtcgccgacgactgGGCTGCCGGTGCCTCGAACGACGCTGCCTttgccgcccagcccaccgaCCAGGCCCTCGACTGGTCGGCTGAGCCCCAGTCGGGCGACTGGGCCGCtgagcccgccgccgccactgagGCCGCCACCGAGTGGTAA